The Alphaproteobacteria bacterium US3C007 genomic interval TGTTTGCTGGTTGACCGTGGTCAAACCATGCGCAAATTATCGCAGAAATTAGACGAGATGGGCGCCCTGTCACAACCTGCGATATTTCGTATTGGCAGCGAGTATGAAAACAAAACAGCGCAATTAAAGGCAGGCAGTTTTTTAATTCCCCAAGGGTCTTCAATGCGCGAGATTGCAGATATTGTAACCCGCGGTGGGGCAAATACCTGCGGTACTGAGATCGTGTTCCGCTTGGGAATTAACACAACGCAAGCTCAAATACGCGAAATGGATCCCGTCACGCAAAAACTGATCGAAATCGATAGTTTTGAACTGTCACAAGCGCCACCCGCGGCTTATAAAAAAGCGATTGCTCTCCCGGGCTTGCGCTTCCGTTTAACCATGGCCGAGGGCATAACCTCTTGGCAGGTGGTTGAAGCCCTATCAAATATTGATATTTTAACCGGTGATATTCTTGAAATTCCGGCCGAAGGCAGCCTTGCGACGATCAGTTATGAGCTGCGAAATGGAGATACAAGAACCGGGCTGTTGCAGCGCATGATCCAAACCCAAGAAAGCTATTTGGGTGAGGCTTGGGCCTTGCGCGCCGAGGGTTTGCCTCTCTCTACGCCCCAAGAGGCGCTGATACTTGCCTCGATTATCGAAAAGGAAACCGCCATGGCTGCCGAACGACGGCTCGTGGCCAGCGTGTTTATCAACCGTTTAAACAGAGGCATGCCGCTGCAAACCGATCCAACGGTGATTTATGGCATTACGAAAGGTCAAACTGTGCTGGGGCGCGGCTTGCGGCGCAGTGAATTGCGCAAAGATACCCCTTGGAACACGTATACGAATAAAGGATTGCCCCCGACGCCGATCGCCAATCCTGGTAAGGCGAGTATTGAAGCCGCTTTGAACCCCGAGACGACAAATCTGGTGTTTTTTGTTGCCGATGGCACGGGCGGGCATGCCTTTGCCGAAACGCTGGCAGAGCATAATAAAAACGTCGCCAAATGGCGAAAAATTGAAGCCGTGCAATCAGAATAGCCAAACCCGTTCAAAATTATTTAACGTCGGCTAATAGACGTTCAAATCTTAGATCGAACCCGCTTCGACCATATAGTTATTTGCCGTGCACATGGCTGCATCATCTGAGGCCAAGAAGAGAACCATGCGCGCCACATAGACCGGATCGATCAAGTCGGGAAGGCATTGCCTTTTACGCTGATTTTCCAAACCTTCCGGCGTGACCCAAAGGTCTTTTTGGCGCTCGGTCATAATCCAGCCTGGTACAACGGTATTGACCCGAATGCGGTGTTTTCCCAAATCACGCGCCATCGTTCGGGTCAGGCCATGCACGGCCGATTTTGCGGTCGCATAGGCTGGAAACCCACCGCCTGCTTCCCACCATGAATTCGAGCCGATATTTATGATAGACCCGCCACCGCGTTCAATCATTCCTGGCGCAAGATGTTGTAATGTAAAGAATTGGTGACGTAAATTTGTGGCCATGCGTTCGTCCCAATACTCAACCGTAACATCCTGCCAATCATGTCGGTCATCTCTTGCGGCATTGTTCACCACCACATCGGCGCTACCAATCCGGTCAGTCAACGCATCCAAGGCTAATTTAAGCGCAGTAATATCGCGCAGGTCACAAATTTCAAACGCGACATCTGGGCCGAGCATTTCAGCCAATTCTGCGCTGCGTGTCTGATCTAGATCTAAAAACCCAACCTTCGCGCCTTGACCGGAAAAGGCCTTAACAATCTCGGCGCCAATCCCGGAGGCGCCGCCTGTCATAAAAACTGTTTTCCCGGATAGGCTGGGAAAGCGTGCAAATTGTTGAGACATGAATATACCTTTTTGAAGCAAGTGGCGAGATGCGTAGAAAGCAATAGTTGGGGATTGCTGTCAACGGCCCGGTTAAGGGTTTTAGGCGCTGCGCGGTTCTGGCGCAGGCGCTTATTGTTTAAGGCAATTTATTTTCGACATAACGGATTTGATTGATGATGTATTTTACAACTGGAGTGAGCAAGTTGGGCATGCCATGCCAATAATAATCGCATTAAAGCGCGCGCCCACAAGCGCGCCGCGCAAAAGCATGCTCGATAAGATAATATGGTATTTTCAACAGTTACAAAGCTCTATCCCTGTTTTCAGCCTCGATGCTTCCAAGTCCCGAGTTTTGTAAATGGGTTTCGAAATATGTACGAAAGAAGGGAAGGCCCTCAGCAAGTTTTAAAAACTCATCGCGCGTTAACACCAAAACCTTTGTGTCTTCGATCGCAACCGCGGTGGCAATCCGCCGCGTTGCTCCTATCAGCAAACGTTCTCCAAAGTGATCGCCCGCGATAAGAACGCGGGATGTCTCTTCTCCGGTTTCGGGATCTATGCCCGTGATTTCTACGCTGCCGCTAGCGATCGTGTAAAACCCGTCTGAGCGCGCGCCATTTTCGTAAATTCGATCCCCCGCGCGGTATAAAACATATCGCGCATCTTGCGGCTTTTCCGAATTAATCTGAACCACTGAGCGGGGAGAAAACCCGTCCATCAGCCAGTTCCAAAGCACAGAGATGCGGGTTTGCATGCCGGGTAAAAACGAAATGTAATAGACCCGCCATAACAACCAGGCCAAACGGCCTGTCAGCTTGATACCATAAACTTCCGCGACACCGCGCCCGGCGCCAAGCGAGGCCAGCGATCCTTTTGAACTGTAATGAAACTTCTTCAAATTCTGATTTTGAAGGGCTGCAACAACATTTTGTGCCAAATGCTTTGCCTCTCGCACGGCAAATTGGGCTGTTGGAGGGGCAAAATCTTCGCGGGCTGAGGCCGTATCAGTCATTGGTATTAACGCACAATCCCCAATCGCCCAAATGTTTTCAAACCCATCCGCCCGAAAATCACGCCGAACCAAAATACGCCCCTGCTCAAGCGTTAGAGGCATCTTAGCAACCACGGGCGCCGGCGTATTGCCAATGGTGGCCACGATGGTGCGCGTATCAATCACCTCTCCGGTTGTGGTGACAAGCTGCGTCCCCGTTGCTTCTGCGACACCGACGCCAAGCTGCACTTCAATGCCCCGCTCGTTTAATTTGTTCTGCGCATAAGCGGCGAGACTTTCAGGCATTTCATTCAAGATACGATCGGCAAATTCTAACACGACAACGCGTATTTCTGGGGCATTTATATTTGGATAGTAGCGTAACGAGCGATCGATCAATTCTTTTATCTCACCCACGGTTTCAATTCCCGAAAACCCCCCACCGATCACGGTGAAGGTAAGGGCGCCTTTCTTCACCTCGGGAAGGCGGGTGATATCCGCATGTTCCAGCCGCTCGATCACGTGCGCCCTTAACCGCCGCGCATCACTGAGCGTTTTCATGGTGAAGGCGTGTTCGCTTAGGCCGGGTGTGCGGGTTAAATCGCTTCCAGACCCCAGCGCAATAATCAGGTGATCATACTCCAACACCGTAGGTCGGCGCTGTACACCTTGAAAAACGGTTACAGTTTGCGCCTCTGGGTTGATACTATCAACCTCAGCTTTTCGTATAAAAATCTCCCGCGTGAGAAAGCGCAAAGGCGAAACAGCATTTACCGCTGAAATCGCGCCGCCTGCCACCTCGGGCAAGAGAGGTTGGAACACAAAATAATTCTCACGATTTACAACTTCGATTGCCGCTTTTTTGCCCATTAAGCGTTGCAGATTGCGGGCAGCGTATAATCCAGCGAAACCCCCGCCCAAAATCAAAACCCGATGTACCATTTCAAATAAACCTTTTTACGCCGCGCGTATTTGCTGTTTAACTTAATCCACCATGCTTTCATATCCTTTGTGAGGAATTAATCCAAAAGCATAAGTTTGCTATTTTAATTGCGAATATGAATGTTTTTGAATTCAACGGAAAAAACGTTTTACCTTCTTTGCACCGCGTTAAAATTAACAAAACCACCTGTAATAATTACGATCCGGTTTAATGCGGTTAGTTTTACGCAAAAGGCTTTTGAAAACTTACCTTTCAATCTTTCACTGCGTTAACAACTTTAGGAACTAAATTATGGCGCGCTTTTATAAATTTTATGTACGCAACGCTTTGCAGCCAGATGGCAGAGATCAGAAAAAATATACGCCAAGCTCGGAAATACCGTTTAAATTTTGCGTGCAATCGCCTTTCCTGAATAGGTGGATTCTTTATGCAGACTTATAAAAATAGCGTTCAAAAAAGTAACACCTCGATTAGAAAATAGGGTTTAATAGCGTTTATGGAATTTGATTACATTATTGTTGGGGCGGGCAGCGCGGGCTGTGTTTTGGCGAAGCGTTTGGTCGAGGCGGGTCATAAAACATTGCTGTTAGAGGCGGGGGGGCGTGATAATTATCACTGGGTGCATATACCAATGGGTTATTTATATTGCATTGATAATCCACGCACAGATTGGCAGTTTAAAACACAACCACAGATCGGTTTGAACAATCGCAGCTTGTTATACCCACGCGGAAAAATATTAGGTGGTTGCAGCTCCATAAACGGAATGCTCTATTTGCGCGGGCAGGCCGCGGATTATGATCACTGGCGACAATTAGGCCTTGTGGGCTGGGGGTGGGATGACGTGCTGCCTTATTTTAAAAAATCCGAAGATTATGTAGATGGGGCATCTGAATATCACGGGGCGGGCGGTGAATGGCGCGTTGAGCGGCAAAGGCTGCATTGGCCAGTGTTGGATGATTGGCGTCGGGCTGCGATAAGCGCAGGCATTCCGCCGGTGGATGATTTCAACACAGGCGATAATGAAGGGGTTGGATATTTCAAAGTAAATCAACGCTCCGGCTGGCGATCAAATACGGCAGGCTCTTTTCTTAAAACGATCAAACACAAAGATAACCTATATTTAAAAACGCATGCCCAAACGCGGCGCGTCATTGTAAAACAAAACCGTGCGGTTGGGGTAGAGTATCAACAAGGCGCAACCCAAAAAACGGCTTATGCAAGGGCGGAAGTCATTCTGTGCGCGGGGGCTATAGGATCTCCGCATCTTTTGCAATTATCGGGGATAGGGCCCGCGCCGCATCTACAAGCGCATGGCGTTGAAGTGCTTCACCATAGTCCCGAAATTGGCGCAAATCTGCAAGATCACCTGCAGTTGCGCTGTTCATGGCGTTTAACGGGGGCAAAAACGCTGAATACTTTGGCCAATTCGGTTTTTGGGAAAGCTAAAATTGCTGGTGAATATTTACTTAAACGGTCTGGACCCATGTCGATGGCGCCCTCTCAATTGGGGGCTTTTGCAAAATCACGCCCGGATGTGGCAACGGCAGATTTAGAATACCATGTGCAGCCTTTGTCTTTAGATGCTTTTGGCGAACCACTTCATGATTACCCCGCAATCACCGCCTCTGTTTGCCATTTGCGGCCTGAAAGCCGCGGAGAGGTGCGGCTTTCCAGCTCAAACCCCCTTGATGCCCCCTTAATATCTCCCAATTTTCTGTCTAGCGAAGGCGATCGATTGGTGGCAATCGATGCAATTAACCTCACGCGAAAGATTATGGCGCAGCCCGCCTTGCAGCAATATCAGCCAAAAGAGCAAAAACCAGGGCTGCAAGCGCAAACGGATCACGATCTAATTCACGCGGCGGGAGAGATTGGGACAACGATTTTTCATCCAACATGTAGCGTGCGTATGGGGCAAGATGTAACGGCGCCCTTGACCGAAAAACTGCACCTTCGCGGCATAGAAGGCTTAAGAGTGGCCGATGCCAGCGCAATGCCGTGTATTACCAGCGGAAACACCAACGCTCCAACCATCATGATTGCAGAAAAAGCAGCAGATTTAATCTTAAACAGCCAGCAATGATATGCGCTTTAGGCGCAATAGCTCGTTTCGTCGCGCATCGCAGGTTACGTGTTCCTTGGGAACCCGCTGTCAGAATCAGGTTTTATGTGGCCGCGTGGATTAAAAAATTGCGCGTTTAAAGCGTTTGTCGCTGCGCAACGCCACTCTCAATCGTCTAATATTCAAAACTTTCAGATCAGACTGGGAAACATGAGGTTAAAGCAGGTCTATTTGAGCCACCTATTTTACCAAAAACTCCCTGGAACAAAGGTGCACACCCAAATAAACGTTATAAGAAAAGCGCATATTTAGACATTTTTGACATGTTTCAATCAGTATATATAGACCTGATACTTTGCCGCATGCGACCAAAGTTAATGCATTAAAAATGCTTAAATTAAGAGCATATGCGCATTGATAAAGGAAAACAGCTAAAGCGCCGTGACCAAACTGCATCAAAAGCCATTGGATAAGTTTGAGATCTTGCTTTGGTATTTTGCGGAACATATCACGCAAAATGAATCGGCGGGCTATCGCTATATGTGTTTGCATAAAGCTCAAGTTCTTCTGCTAACCTTTAAGAAAAACTCAGTTTTTCTCAAGTGATGACATACCCAGACATATTTAAGCCTCTGGCGTAACTTGCAAGTTGAGATTTGGAAAAAATTCCAGACTGTGAAGTCAAGTAATTTTATTTGAAAATTTTTAAAAAAACCGATTGACCAACCCCACACATATACGTCAATTTGTGCAAATTGGCTCGCATGACACAAGATGTGGTGTTAGGGCAGGGCGGCAGACGAAATGAAATGGTTGTTTGACCTTCGGAAACACGCGTTGGGGCTCAGATGGCCGTTGCGCCAATCAGCCGGGAACCGGCGAGTATAAAAAGAGGCACGTTAAAATGAAAATTGAACGCAATTTTACAAAAAAATCAGCCGATGCATATGGCGGGATTGAGTTTGTCACCACATCCTCAGAAATCAAAAATCCCGACGGTACGGTTGTTTTTTCGCTTGAGAATATTGAAGTGCCAGCGACATGGTCGCAGGTTGCAAGCGATGTGATTGCGCAGAAATATTTTCGCAAAGCGGGCGTACCGACCGAATTGAAGCGCGTTAAGGAGGCAGGCGTCCCCGAGTTTCTTTGGCGCTCGGTCGCGGCATCACCCTCAACGCCGATCACCGGCGAAACGTCTTCAAAGCAGGTATTCAACCGTTTGGCGGGAGCTTGGGCGTATTGGGGCTGGAAGGGTGGCTATTTTTCAACCGAAGAAGATGCGCGCGCGTATTATGACGAAATGCGCCATATGCTGGCGACCCAGCGCGCTGCGCCCAACAGTCCACAATGGTTCAATACAGGCCTGCATTGGGCTTATGGTATTGATGGTCCAAGCCAGGGTCACCATTACGTGGATTACAAAACCGGCAAGCTTGTAAAATCAAAATCTGCTTATGAGCATCCGCAACCACACGCTTGCTTCATTCAATCAGTCTCAGATGATTTGGTGAATGAGGGTGGTATTATGGATCTGTGGGTGCGCGAAGCGCGCCTGTTCAAATACGGATCCGGCACCGGCACTAACTTTAGTTCATTGCGCGGCGATGGTGAGCCGCTTTCTGGGGGCGGAAAATCATCCGGTCTGATGGGCTTTTTAAAAATTGGTGACCGCGCCGCTGGGGCGATAAAATCGGGCGGTACAACGCGCAGAGCCGCCAAAATGGTCATTTGTGACGCGGATCATCCCGATATTGAAAATTTCATCAATTGGAAAGTGAAAGAAGAACAAAAGGTTGCCAGTATCGTCGCGGGCAGCAAAATGCATGAGGCCAAGCTGAATGAAATATTTGCCGCAATCCGGGCTTGGGATGGAAGCAGCGAAGATTCGGTAGATCCAAGCAAGAACACCTCTTTGAAATCGGCAATTCGGGCGGCAAAGAAAGTTGCTATCCCGGAAACATATGTGAAGCGGGTTCTGGATTACGCCAAGCAGGGCTATGATAGCATTGAATTCCCAACCTATGATACAGATTGGGATAGCGAGGCCTACGCCTCTGTGTCGGGTCAAAACTCAAACAACTCGATTCGCGTAACAGATGCGTTTCTGAAGGCGGTGGAAAACGATGCGGATTGGGAATTGCTACGTCGTACGGATGGATCGGTCGCCAAAACCATCAAAGCCCGGAAGCTGTGGCAGGATGTTGGACATGCGGCTTGGGCCTGCGCCGATCCGGGCATTCAATATCACGATACGGTAAACGCTTGGCATACATGCCCCGAAGATGGTGAAATCCGCGGCTCTAACCCGTGTTCAGAATATATGTTCTTGGATGATACGGCCTGTAACTTGGCCTCTATGAATTTATTAACGTTCTTAAAGGACGGAAAATTCCAATCTGCCGATTACATGCACGCGACGCGGCTTTGGACTGTGACGTTGGAAATTTCTGTGATGATGGCGCAGTTCCCATCAAAAGAGATTGCGCAGCGGTCTTATGATTTTAGAACGCTTGGTTTGGGTTATGCCAATATTGGCGGTTTGCTCATGAATATGGGCTACGGCTATGACAGCGTTGAGGGGCGTGCGCTTTGCGGGGCATTAACCGCATTAATGACCGGTGTGAGCTACGCAACAAGCGCTGAAATAGCGGGTGAATTGGGGGCGTTCCCGGGGTATAAAAAGAACGCCGAGCATATGCTGCGCGTGATCCGCAATCATCGGAACGCGGCGCAAAGCGCCGTGGATGGGTATGAGAAACTGGACGTAAAACCGTTGCCGCTGGATGCCGCGAATTGCCCGGATCAAAGCCTGGTAGAGCTTGCCCGCAACAGCTGGGATCAAGCGTTGGATCTGGGGCAGAAGCACGGCTATCGCAACGCGCAAACGACCGTAATTGCGCCCACGGGCACGATTGGGCTGGTTATGGATTGTGATACTACCGGCATCGAGCCCGATTTCGCGCTTGTAAAGTTTAAAAAGCTTGCAGGAGGTGGATATTTTAAAATTATCAACCGTTCAGTGCCCGGAGCGCTCGAAAAGCTTGGCTATAGTAGTTCGAAAATAGAAGAGATTGTGTCATATGCGGTGGGTCATGGAAGCATTGGTAACGCGCCCGCGATCAACCATACGAGCTTAATCGGACATGGGTTTGGAAAAACAGAGCTGGATAAGATTGAAGCGGCGCTGGCCTCTGCTTTTGACATCCGCTTTGTGTTCAATCAATGGACGCTGGGCGCTGATTTTTGCACGAAAGTGTTGGGCATTCCTGCGGCTAAGCTGAATGATCCAAGCTTTGACCTGCTGCGTCACTTGGGTTTCTCAAAGGCCGAAATTGACGCTGCAAATGATCATGTATGCGGAACCATGACGCTTGAGAATGCGCCACATCTGTCAGAATCGCATTATGAAATCTTTGATTGCGCCAACCCATGTGGAAAAAAAGGCAAGCGCTTTCTAAGCGTGAACAGTCATATTTACATGATGGCTGCTGCGCAGTCATTTATTTCGGGTGCTATCTCAAAGACCATTAACATGCCGAATGATGCGACAATTGAAGATTGTCAAAAGGCTTATGAGTTGAGCTGGTCATTGGGTGTAAAGGCAAACGCTTTATATCGCGATGGATCGAAGCTTTCGCAACCTTTAGCCGCGGCGCTGGTTGAGGACGACGATGAGGCCGCGGAAATACTTGAAACGGGCAGCCAACAAGAAAAAGCAGCGGTAATTGCTGAAAAAATTGTTGAGAAAGTCGTGGTAAAAGAGATTATAAAATCACATCGCGAAAAGATGCCGCATCGCCGCAAAGGTTATACCCAAAAAGCCATCGTCGGCGGGCACAAAGTCTACCTTAGAACCGGCGAATATTCTGATGGTGCTTTGGGCGAAATCTTCATCGATATGCATAAAGAAGGCGCCGGCTTCCGCGCTATGATGAATAATTTTGCAATCGCGGTATCCGTTGGCTTACAATATGGTGTGCCGCTGGAAGAATTTGTAGACGCCTTTACGTTTACGAAATTTGAGCCGGCGGGCATGGTGCAGGGCAACGACAGCATCAAAAATGCAACGTCGATCCTTGATTATATATTCCGGGAATTGGCCGTCAGCTATCTGGATCGCACGGATCTTGCACATGTGGCACCGGAGGGGGCAGCCTTTGATGATTTGGGGCGTGGACAAGATGACACGGTTCAAAATGTTCAAGAAGTCACAGAAGATGCAGCGTCTAAGTCACTGGCAGTGCTGAAAAAAATCAGTTCGTCTGGTTATTTGCGCAAGCGTCTGCCCGAAGATTTAGCCATGCTGCAAGGCGGCGCCGCAGAGGTTGCTGATGTCGAGTTGGGTGCTACTCCCAGCGCGGTATTGGTTGAAACAGAAATAAGCACACCCGCGGTTGCGACTGAAATGGATTTGCGCAGCAAGGCCAAAATGCAGGGTTATGAAGGCGACCCCTGCGGAGATTGCGGCAATTATACATTGGTGCGTAACGGCACCTGCATGAAATGCAACACCTGCGGAGCAACGTCGGGATGTAGCTAAGAGACAAGGGGCGGGTGCGCTCGCCCCCGAACGGCGTTCAGGCCACAGGCAAAAAAATATAGATATCGAGCGGTAAAAATGATGAGCTTGAACGGCGAAACTAAAGGGGGGCTTAATGCCTCCCTTTTTTTATGGCTACAGCACAGACAGTGAACTGATTTTTTTTAAATATCTTTCTGACAAAACGGGCCAATACATCGCGTATTGGAGTTTTCAGTAATCTGGCGGCCGCGCTGGCCAAAACTGCTTGTGCAGGGCATGCGCGTCTTGATCAAATTTGTTCCATCCCCGGCTAAACGGTAAAACGTTTGAATTTAAACAAAGTTAATCGCCAGAAGCGCGATCTAACTGCGCCGAACGCGTAATTCCAAATAAATGCGCTTGTCTTTAAGACTGGCTTTCTGTCCAACAATACCTTTACGCAACAAAGTAGATTTCTAAAATAACACCCCATAATACTGAGGCCTTATTCTTAAGGCCGATAAACAACCCCCTCTAAACTTATGTTTTTAGACTTTTATTCTCTTTAAGCTCGGCAATTACTTGCGTCCATAAAGCAGCGGGTTGTGCGCCTGGAACCGCGTGTTGGCCCGCAACGATGAACGTGGGCACCGAGTTCACCCCCATTTCACGCGCAGATGCATCGCGCGCGTGCGTTTCCTCTTTGTCCGCCTCTGAGTTCAAAAGTTTCAAGACCATAGCCGCATCCATGCCGCAGCTATCGGCAATATCGGCGAGCACTTCAATATCTCCAATATTTCGTCCCCGTTGAAAATAGGCTTCAAATAGCAAGTCCACTACGGAATTTTGTTTCTCTTCCACACCAGCCCAATGGATCAACCGATGGGCATCAAGCGTATTCGGTGTATGTGATATTGCTTCTAAATTCAATGCAAGCCCTGCCTTTTCAGCATGCTCAACCACGGGCGCGTAGGCTTTAACCGCTGCCTCTTTACCACCAAATTTCGTTTCTAGATAGGTACGCCGATCCATTCCCTGCGCCGGCATCTCTGGATTGAGTTGAAACGGGTGCCAACGAATATTAAAAATTAAATTAACTTTTCCTTCTAATGCCTTCTCAAGGTTTGCTTTTCCAATAAAGCACCATGGGCAAATCGGATCAAAAATAATGTCTAAATTAACCATTCAAGTTATTCCAGTTTAAGGCCAAGGCGCGACGTTGGATTTTACCATTGGCGGCCATGGGCAACGCGTTACAGCGGATATAAGTCTTCGGGCATTTATACGCTGCGAGATGATGTTTTGCAAAACGATCTAATACGCTCCCATCCAGCTCTGCCTCGGCCATATAAAACCCCGCAATGACAAAGCTGTTTGGCTTGATTTCTATCGATGTCACCGCAATATTTACAACCCCCGGACACGTTTGCATGACGGTTTCAACCTCTAAAGGCGCCACCCGAAAACCGCCCGCATTCATCATATCATCAGCGCGTCCGCGATATGTGATTGTACCATCCTTGTCCATGATAGCCAGATCGCCGGTTAGAAACCAATCGCCGCGAAAACAAGCTTGCGTAGCCTGCGCCGCGCCAAAATATCCAAGCATCAACCCCGCGTCAGAGCGATGCACACCAATAATTCCAATTGCGCCATAAGCAACAGGGTCACCCCCCAGGTCCAGCGGCAGGATTGCAAGTTTACGCCCCCGTTGAGGGCGTCCAAGCGCCCCTTGTTTTAAGCTTAGCTGAGGCGCATTGGAAATAAATGTCGAACATTCAGACATTCCATAGGCTTCGTAAATAAATGTATTCGTCGCTTTACGCCAATTTTCAGCAATCATCGGAGGCAGCTTTTCGCCTGCCGATAAACAATGACGCAGGTTGGGCAATTGCAGGTTCTGATCAAACTGCAAAACTTTGCGGTAAACACCCGGAACCGCAGCCATCAGCGTCACGTTGCGCGTGCGCAATATTGCCGGAAGCCCATCGATCCGATTTGGGTTTTTCAAAACCAAGGCGGTTGCCCCCTTGCTCCAGGGGTCTAATAACCCAGTGCCCAAGGTGAAGGTCCAATTTAAGGCCCCCGCGTGCAAAAGACGATCGGATGGTTTCAGATGATACCAGTCTTTCATCATCATTCGGCGGGCCCAGATCGCGCGATGCGCATGCATAACGGCGCGGGGCTGTCCTGATGTGCCCGAAGTAAACACGATATAAGCCAATCTATTCGGATCACCTCGATCATAGTCACAAGGCGCCATGTCGCGCAGTGTTGCCAAGGTTGCTTGGGCGATGATCTGTCCATCATATTGGCTGGGCCCCGCCAATTTATGATCAAGCAAAATGGCGCCCGGCAAAATCAGCGAAACAGCATGGTCAACTTCTTTTTGCGTCCATTGCGCGGGACTGGGCACGGGAATAAGCCCTACAGATATCGCAGCCAAAAAGGTGATCGGAAAATCGATAGTGTTTCCCAAGCGCATCAGAACACGATCCTGCGGCTTTAACCCTAAGGATAGAAGCCCCGTTGCGGTTCCACGGATCGCTTGCGTTAAAGCCCGAAACGTCCATGTTTCAACAGATCCATCCGTATCTATGATTTCAAGCGCTGTTTTCGTAGGAGTTTCAT includes:
- the mltG gene encoding endolytic transglycosylase MltG, with product MWRSAASNALTFLILVFLLIGAFALWGQAQYFGAGPLSEAKCLLVDRGQTMRKLSQKLDEMGALSQPAIFRIGSEYENKTAQLKAGSFLIPQGSSMREIADIVTRGGANTCGTEIVFRLGINTTQAQIREMDPVTQKLIEIDSFELSQAPPAAYKKAIALPGLRFRLTMAEGITSWQVVEALSNIDILTGDILEIPAEGSLATISYELRNGDTRTGLLQRMIQTQESYLGEAWALRAEGLPLSTPQEALILASIIEKETAMAAERRLVASVFINRLNRGMPLQTDPTVIYGITKGQTVLGRGLRRSELRKDTPWNTYTNKGLPPTPIANPGKASIEAALNPETTNLVFFVADGTGGHAFAETLAEHNKNVAKWRKIEAVQSE
- a CDS encoding GMC family oxidoreductase N-terminal domain-containing protein, encoding MEFDYIIVGAGSAGCVLAKRLVEAGHKTLLLEAGGRDNYHWVHIPMGYLYCIDNPRTDWQFKTQPQIGLNNRSLLYPRGKILGGCSSINGMLYLRGQAADYDHWRQLGLVGWGWDDVLPYFKKSEDYVDGASEYHGAGGEWRVERQRLHWPVLDDWRRAAISAGIPPVDDFNTGDNEGVGYFKVNQRSGWRSNTAGSFLKTIKHKDNLYLKTHAQTRRVIVKQNRAVGVEYQQGATQKTAYARAEVILCAGAIGSPHLLQLSGIGPAPHLQAHGVEVLHHSPEIGANLQDHLQLRCSWRLTGAKTLNTLANSVFGKAKIAGEYLLKRSGPMSMAPSQLGAFAKSRPDVATADLEYHVQPLSLDAFGEPLHDYPAITASVCHLRPESRGEVRLSSSNPLDAPLISPNFLSSEGDRLVAIDAINLTRKIMAQPALQQYQPKEQKPGLQAQTDHDLIHAAGEIGTTIFHPTCSVRMGQDVTAPLTEKLHLRGIEGLRVADASAMPCITSGNTNAPTIMIAEKAADLILNSQQ
- a CDS encoding FAD-dependent oxidoreductase, coding for MVHRVLILGGGFAGLYAARNLQRLMGKKAAIEVVNRENYFVFQPLLPEVAGGAISAVNAVSPLRFLTREIFIRKAEVDSINPEAQTVTVFQGVQRRPTVLEYDHLIIALGSGSDLTRTPGLSEHAFTMKTLSDARRLRAHVIERLEHADITRLPEVKKGALTFTVIGGGFSGIETVGEIKELIDRSLRYYPNINAPEIRVVVLEFADRILNEMPESLAAYAQNKLNERGIEVQLGVGVAEATGTQLVTTTGEVIDTRTIVATIGNTPAPVVAKMPLTLEQGRILVRRDFRADGFENIWAIGDCALIPMTDTASAREDFAPPTAQFAVREAKHLAQNVVAALQNQNLKKFHYSSKGSLASLGAGRGVAEVYGIKLTGRLAWLLWRVYYISFLPGMQTRISVLWNWLMDGFSPRSVVQINSEKPQDARYVLYRAGDRIYENGARSDGFYTIASGSVEITGIDPETGEETSRVLIAGDHFGERLLIGATRRIATAVAIEDTKVLVLTRDEFLKLAEGLPFFRTYFETHLQNSGLGSIEAENRDRAL
- a CDS encoding SDR family oxidoreductase, which translates into the protein MSQQFARFPSLSGKTVFMTGGASGIGAEIVKAFSGQGAKVGFLDLDQTRSAELAEMLGPDVAFEICDLRDITALKLALDALTDRIGSADVVVNNAARDDRHDWQDVTVEYWDERMATNLRHQFFTLQHLAPGMIERGGGSIINIGSNSWWEAGGGFPAYATAKSAVHGLTRTMARDLGKHRIRVNTVVPGWIMTERQKDLWVTPEGLENQRKRQCLPDLIDPVYVARMVLFLASDDAAMCTANNYMVEAGSI